The genome window GGTGCTCTATTTTTCAATCAGCCATTTCCAGCAGGAAGGCGGCGTGATGATCACGGCCAGCCATAATCCGCCGGAATACAACGGCTTCAAAGTATGCCTGGGCACAGACTCCGTGCACGGCCAGGAAATTCAGAAAATCCGGGAAATCATCGAAAAAGAAGCCTTTACAGACGGGGAAGGCAGCCGCAGCGAGGCGGATGCCATTACCCCCTATAAGCAGTATTTGACAGAGAACATCGAAGTGCCCAATACCATGCGCATCGGGGTGGATGCCGGCAACGGAACCGCCGGTGTTATAGCGGTCCCGATTTTAAAGGCGCTTAACTGTGAAGTGCATGACCTCTACTGTGAAATGGACGGCAATTTCCCCAACCATGAGGCCGATCCCACCGTGGCCGCCAATCTGGAAGACTTGATTGCCCTTGTCAAAGAGAAAAAACTCGACATCGGCATCGGCTATGACGGCGACGGGGACCGGATCGGGGTCATTGATGAAAACGGCGATATTATCTACGGCGATCAGCTAATGATTATCTTTTCGCGGGAAATCCTGACCCGCAAACCCGGCGCCACGTTTATCTCCGAGGTGAAATGCTCCAAAACCATGTATGATGATATTGAAAAAAACGGCGGCCGGGCGATTATGTGGAAAACCGGGCATTCGCTGATTAAAGAGAAGATGAAGGCTGAAAATGCCGAACTTGCCGGGGAAATGAGCGGCCATATGTTCTTTGCCGACCGGTATTTGGGGTATGATGACGCCATTTATGCCTCCGGCCGGCTCATCGAGATTCTCTCCCGCACCGGCCGGACCGTCTCCGACCTGCTCGCCGACGTGCCGCCGACTTTCAGCACCCCGGAAATCCGGGTGGAATGTCCGGACCATATCAAATTCAAAGTGGTCGAAAAACTCACCGAGGCGTTTCGAAAGGATTATAACGTGATTGATATTGACGGGGTGAGGGTCGTATTTGACGACGGCTGGGGCCTGGTGCGCGCGTCCAATACCCAGCCGGCGCTGGTGCTCCGGTTTGAAGCGCTGTCCCGGGAGCGGCTCGAAGAGATCAAGGATATGGTCGAAAAACGTCTCGCAGAGATTCAGGAATCTTTATAAATATATTTGATTATTACCATATTTATTTCTTGACGGCCTTTTGGAATTGAGGCAGAAAAATTGCTTTAAACATTATTCCATGAATGGACGATCTTTTATTTTGACAGGCAATTAACAGGAGAGGCCGGATGAAAGTCTTAATCAGCGACAATCTGGGACAGGCGGGAATTGATATCTTTGAAAACGAAAGCGGCATCGATGTGGATGTAAAAACCGGCTTGTCCCCTGAACAACTGCAATCGATCATCCCGGACTATGATGCCCTGGTGATCCGAAGCGCCACCAAAGTCACCGAAGATCTGCTGAGCGCTGCAACAAATCTTAAGGTGGTCGGCCGCGCGGGCATCGGGCTGGATAATGTGGATATCCCGGCAGCCACCAAAAAGGGCGTGGTGGTGATGAATACCCCCGGCGGCAATGTGGTGACCACGGCCGAACATACCCTCGCCCTCATGATGAGCCTGACCCGAAACATTCCCCAGGGAACGGCATCGCTTAAAGACGGCCGCTGGGACAAGAAAAAGCTTCAGGGCCGGGAAATCATGAACAAGGCCATGGGGGTCATCGGCTACGGTAAAATCGGCTCTGTGGTGGCGGACCGCGCCCGCGGGCTTAAAATGCGGGTCATGGTTTATGACCCGGTGGTCTCGCCGGAAACCATTGAGAAAAAAGGGTTTGAAGCGGTCACGCTGGACACCCTGTATCAGGAAGCCGACTATATCAGCCTGCATGTCCCCAAAAGCAAAAACACCACGGGCATGATCGATGCAGCGGCATTTGAAAAAATGAAGTCCGGGGTGATGCTTATTAACTGCGCCCGCGGCGGGATTGTGGACGAGGCCGCCTTAAAGGACGCGCTGGAGTCCGGCAAAGTCGCCGGCGCTGCCCTGGATGTGTTTGAAACCGAACCACCGCCCCCGGATCACCCGCTGCTCGGGTTTGACAATGTGGTGGTCACGCCCCATCTCGGCGCCTCGACCATTGAGGCCCAGACCAATGTGGCGGTGGCCGTGGCCCAGCAGATTATTGAATACCTGAAAAACAACAACATCCTCAATGCGGTGAATGTTCCGTCGATTCCGGGCAAGCTCCTGGAAAGACTCCAGCCCTTCCTCTACCTCGCCGACCGCATGGGCTGCATGGTGGCCCAGTTCACCAGCGGACAGCTAAAAGAGGTCCGGGTGGACTACACCGGGGATTTCAAAGATCTGGACATGTCGCCGGTGACCACCGGATTTTTAAAAGGGCTCCTGGATCCCATGGTGCCGGATGAGGTAAATGCTATCAATGCGCCCATGCTGGCCAAAGAAAAGGGGATCAAGGTATCGGAAACCAGCACCGCCGAGTCTCATGAGTTTACCAACCTGATCTCTGCGGAGGTGGTGACCACAGCCGAGACCTATCGGGTGGCCGGCACGGTATTCGGCAAATTGGATTCCCGGATTGTGCTGATCAATGATTTCCGGATTGAAATCGTGCCCCAGGGTAATCTGGCGTTGATCCACAATATCGACGAGCCCGGGGCCATCGGCAGCATCGGCAACACCCTGGGTGAAAACGGCGTCAACATATCCCGGATGCAGGTCGGCCGGGAGGCCAACGGGGAAAACAACATCATCCTGATCCGAACCGATACCCCGATCAATGCCTCGGTGATCGAAAAAATCCAGGCATTGCCAAAGGTCAAAAATATTCGCGTATTTGAATTATAATGATTCATGAGGTACATTATGTCAGAAGAACAGCGTCCGGACAAAAATTCCGCCGAGGACAAAAATTCCGCCGGTGGCGCCTCGATTGAATTGCCTCAGATTAATTTCTCCACTTTTATACTTTCGCTAAATTCCTCTGCCCTGGTCCATCTCGGACTGGAAACGGATCCGTCCACCGGCAGCCGGATGGCCAACCTGCCGCTGGCCAAACAGACCATTGATATTCTGGCCATGCTGGCGGAAAAGACCAGCGGGAATCTGACCCATGATGAACAGCGCCTCTTGACAAACATCGTTTACGAATTACGTCTTATGTATGTGAAACAAAAAGAGGCATCGACGTCTTAAAAGGAGAACAAATTTATGACAAAGTTTACATTTCCAACCGGATCGTTAATTAAGGCCATATTCGGCGTCCTGATCATTACCGGTTTGATGATGATGGGCTCGAGCCCGTATGTGACGTCAGCCGCCGGGGCCAAACCCGGCAAGGCCGGACTTGTTCCGGAAAGTTTTACCGAACTGGCCGAGAATGCGAGCCCGGCAGTGGTTAATATCCGGACGGTTAAAACCATTGAAGGCGGCGGCCGGGTGTTCCGCCATTTCTTCCAGGGCCCCCGCGGCCGCGGGGATATGTTTGATGAGTTCTTTAAAAAATTCTTCGACGAGGACCCCCGGGAATTCAAGCAGAAAAGCCTGGGCTCCGGCTTTATCCTTGACAAAAGCGGCTATATCGTCACCAACCATCATGTAATCAAGGATGCCGAGGAAATCCAGGTCAAACTCAAAAACGGCAATGAATATGATGCGGAAATCAAAGGGGCGGACTCTTCGACCGATCTCGCCCTGATCAAAATTAAGGCGGAGGAAGAACTGCCGACCCTTAAGCTCGGAAGCTCCGAAAACCTCAAAATCGGACAATGGATCATTGCCATCGGCAACCCCTTCGGCCTTGAGCACACCGTCACCGCCGGCATTGTCAGCGCCAAGGGACGCGTTATCGGGGCCGGCCCCTATGATGACTTTATTCAGACCGATGCCTCCATTAACCCGGGCAACTCCGGCGGCCCCCTGATCAACATGGACGGGGAAGTGGTGGGCATCAGCACCGCCATTGTGGCCGGCGGGGACGGCATCGGATTTGCGATCCCCATTTCAATGGCCAAGGACATCGTCAGCCAGCTCAAAAAAACCGGAGAAGTTACCCGGGGATGGCTGGGCGTCGGGATTCAGGACCTCGATTCCGAACTCAAGGAGTATTATAACGTCGATGAAGGTGTTCTGGTCACCCAGGTATTTCCCGGCGACCCGGCTGACAAGGCGGGCATTAAACCCCGGGATGTCATTCTTTCCGTAAACGGCCAATCCGTGGATTCTGCCAGGGAATTGTCCAAAGTGGTGGCTGATCTTTCTGTGGGCGAAGCAGCCAAAATCAAGATTAACCGCAAAGGCGACATCAAAACGATTAAGGTCGACATCGCCAAGCGGGATGAGGACAAAATTGCCGCCTCCATGCAGGGCGAGCCTTACGGAAAAGCCGAGGACGAGCTGGGCATCGAGGTCTCCAATATTTCCCCGAATATGGCGGAACGATTCAACCTGGACAGCCGGGCCGGGGTCATCGTGGTCAACGTGGCCGCAGACAGCAAAGCCGGGCAAGCCGGTATCCGCAAAGGCGATATTATTAAAGAGATAAATCATCAGCCGGTTGAATCGGTTTCGGATTATGAGGCCATAGTCGAAGAAGTGGCAAAAGGCGAGACCTTACAGTTCTATATCAAGCGCGCCCAGCGCGGCTATATCGTGATCAAAATGGCCAAATAAAAATTGTTTCAACGCTACGGTATAGGCCCCCATGGAGATCAAATCCTTTGCAAAGGTGAACCTATACCTTGAAATAACCGGAAAACGACCGGACGGGTATCATGAACTGATCACAGTCATGTGCCTGATTGATCTGCATGATACCCTCCGGATCGAATTTCAACCCCCCGTCACCCGACTTAGCTGCAATCATGCGGATGTGCCGTCAGATGAGGCCAACCTCGTCTTAAAAGCCGCCCGGACATTTTTTCAGGCCATCGGCCGAACCGACGCCCTTACCGTTTCTATCGATAAGAAAATCCCCGTGGGCGCCGGATTAGGCGGCGGCAGCAGCAATGCGGCCGCCATGTTAACGGCCCTAAATAATCACTATCAACAACCACTGGATAAGGCGGCGCTAATGACTCTGGCCGGCCGCATCGGGGCGGATGTGCCCTTTTTCATTTATGGCCGACCGGCACTGGCCATGGGCATCGGGGAGGATTTAACCCCGTTTGATAATTTATCCGAAAGCCCGGTCGTCCTGATCTATCCGGGCAAACCGCTTTCAACCGGTGAGGTGTATCAAAGGTTGAATTTTGGATTGACAAAATCCAAAAAAATCAATACACAAATTATTTTTAGGCATATCCGGAAAAAGGAAATTCCGGCGCTCCTTCACAATGATCTGGAGCCGCCGGCATTTGCCATGAACCCGGAAATCGCCCATGCAAAAACGGTTTTGCTGGGCGAGGGAGCCGCCGGCGCATTGATGTCCGGCAGCGGGTCGTCGGTATTCGGCATTTACCCTAACCCGGAAGATGCCCATAAGGCCTGCGCCGACATTAAGGCCGGGTACGCACATTGGGATGTCTTTCTTACGAAGCTGCGGACCGGCTGAAATGCCAATTTATCACAAACGGGCTTGCTGGGGCGTCGTCAAGCGGCAAGACACAGGATTTTGGTTCCTGCATTCGGAGGTTCGAATCCTCCCGCCCCAGCCAAATCAGAGGACAGGCAATCGAGAAAATGACAGTGGAAAACGATTACATTATATTTGCCGGAAACTCCAATCCGTTACTTTCCAAAGCCATTGCCAAATATCTGAACCGCACCCTTGGCGGAGCCGAGGTCAAACGCTTCAGCGACGGGGAGATTCAGATTGAGATCAATGAAAATGTCCGGGCCAAGGATGTCTTTGTCATTCAATCCACCAGCACCCCGGTCAATGACAACCTGGTTGAACTGCTGCTGATGATTGACGCGCTCAAACGCTCCTCGGCCAGGCGAATCACCGCAGTCATTCCCTATTTCGGCTACGCCCGCCAGGACAAAAAGGTCGCGCCCCGGGTGCCGATCAGCGCCAAGCTGGTGGCGGATTTACTCACTACCGCCGGGGCGAACCGGATTATTACCATGGATCTGCATGCCGGCCAGATTCAGGGCTTTTTCAACACCCCGGTGGACAACCTCTTTGCCGCGCCGGTGCTGATTGATTACATGAACAACCATTTTCAAGACGATATGGTGATTATATCGCCGGACGCTGGCGGCGTGGAACGGGCCAGAGCCTTTGCCAAACGGCTTGAAGCCGAACTGGCCATTATCGACAAGCGCCGGGATGCCCCGAACAAGGCCAAAGCCATGGCGGTGATCGGCCATGTGGAAGGCAAAAAGGCCATCATTTTAGACGATATGGTGGATACCGCGGGCACCCTGACTGAGGCCGCCAATGCCGTCAAAGAATTCGGGGCGTGCGAAGTCCATGCCTGCTGTACTCACGCGGTGCTCTCAGGGCCGGCGATTGATCGGATCAATGAATGCGCGCTTTCCTCGGTGGTGGTGACGGATACCATCGCGCGCTCGGATCAGGGGATTGCCTGCGATAAGATTAAAGTCCTCTCCATTGCCAACCTTTTCGGAGAGGCCATCATCCGCAGTCATACCGGCGACTCTGTCACATCCCTGTTTGTTTAAGACGAATAACTTTTAATGGAGGCGATAAATATTGGATCGACATCAAATAACCGCAAAACGACGTGAAAAAACCGGGAAAGGCATTGCCCGGACCCTTCGCCGGGAGGGTAACATACCGGCCGTGCTGTATGGGGCAAACATTGACAACAGCGTGCCTTTATCCGTGAACATCCATGAAATGGAAGTTCTGCTGAATAAAGTCAGCCCTAGCCAGGCCCTGCTGGATCTTAATATCGAAAACGGCAGCCGGGACAAAAAGACGGTCATGATCAAAGAGCTGCAGATCGACCCGGTTAAGTTCAAGTACCTGCACCTCGACTTTTATGAGGTCAAAATGGACCAGCAAATCACCACCACGGTGCCGGTGGTGACCACAGGGACCTCAAAGGGAGTTGAAGAAGGCGGCATCGTACAGATCATCCGCCGTGAACTCGAAGTCTCCTGTCTGCCCGGTGATATCCCTGAACAGGTGGAAATCGACATCACCGATCTGGATGTGGGGGACTCGGTTCATGTGGAAGATATCGACCTGGGCGAAAAAATTGAAATCCCCTATGATACGAACTTCACCATCCTGACCGTGGTCAGCCCGGCCATGGAACGTGAGGAAGAGCCCGAGGCCGAGGGTGAAGAACTTGAAGAAGGCGAAGAAGGTGAAGCAGGTGAAGCGGAAGCCGGCGGCGAAGTTGAAGAGGAATAGCCACTTGCCGGCTTTTTTTGCGGACGCCGGTTACTTTTTCGGAAAATGACACCCATTCGCCCATGGTTAATCGCCGGCCTGGGCAATCCCGGCCGAAAATATGGGTGGTCCCGCCACAATGCGGGGTTCATGGTCATTGATCATTTGGCCGGGGCCAACCATGTGGCGTTGAGCCGGCAAAAAAAATTTGACGCGGAATACGGCCGTGGAAAAATCGGCCCAATGGAGGTCATCCTGTTAAAGCCCATGGCGTATATGAACCGCAGCGGACTGCCAATAAGCCGGACCGCCAATTTTTTTCAAATAGATTTGGGTCATCTGCTGGTGATCCATGATGATATTGATATGGGTTACGGAAACATTAAAATCAAAGCGAAAGGAGGGCATGGAGGACATAATGGCTTAAGGTCTATCATCGATGCCGTTGGAAGCGGGGATTTTCCCCGGATGAAAATCGGTATCGGCCGCCCCGAGGGACCGGTGGACGTCAGTGACTATGTCCTCGGAAACTTTACCGCTCAAGAACGGCGGGGGCTTGAACCGATACTGGATAAAGCAGCGGAAGCTGTGAGGACAATTCTAATGTATGACGTCAACGAAGGTATGAACCGCTTCAATTAACGTTTAACTTTGTTTTATTTATTAACTAATTAGTTAAGGGAGGGTTAACATGGAATGGATATTGAGTAATATTCCGCTAACTTGCACAATCGTCGGAGTTATTGGCATTCTTTATTCGCTGATTGTGGCGGGCGCGATCAAAGGCGCCCCCACCGGTGATGCCAAGATGGGCGAAATCGCCAGCGCCATTCAGGAAGGCTCGGTTGCCTACCTGAACCGGCAGCTCAAAAGCATGGCGATTGTTGGTATTGTTATTTTTATTGTTATTTTCTTCGGCCTGGGCGCCAAAACCGGTGTTGGTTTTTTGGTGGGCGCGGTGGCCTCATTTTTAGCCGGCTATATCGGCATGCGGGTATCGGTTCTGGCAAATGTCCGGGTGGCCGAGGCCTGCAAAACCGGACTGGCCGCAGGCCTCAGCCTGGCCTTCAAGGGCGGCTCTGTGACCGGCATGCTGGTGGCAGGCCTGGCGCTGACCTCGATTGCCGGTTTTTTCACCTATATGACCGCTGCCATGCCCCCTGACACAGCCCTGGTCGACCTGGTCGTACCCCTGGTTGCCCTGGGTTTCGGCGGCAGCCTGGTCTCCATCTTTGCCCGTCTCGGCGGCGGTATCTTCACCAAGGGTGCGGATGTTGGCGCTGATCTGGTGGGCAAGGTCGAAGCCGGCATTCCCGAAGACGACCCCCGGAACCCGGCCACCATCGCTGACAACGTGGGCGACAACGTGGGCGACTGCGCCGGTATGGCCGCAGACCTTTTTGAAACCTACGCGGTTACCGTTGTGGCCGCTATGCTGCTGGGTGCGCTGCTTTTCTCAGACAACGTCATGGCGGTTCATTTCCCGCTGGTCCTGGGCGCGGTCTCCATTATCGCCTCCATTATCGCCACCTTCTTTGTCCGCCTGGGCAAGAGCGAATACATCATGGGCGCGCTTTATAAGGGAATGTTCGGGGCCGCCATTCTGGCTGCCATCGCGTTCTACTTTGTCACCACCCGACTGTTGACTGACATGAACGGCATCCCGGCCATTAACCTGTACTATTCCGCGCTGGTCGGCCTGGCACTGACCGTTATCATCGTTATTATCACCGAATACTATACGGGTACATACAAACCGGTTAAGGGCATTGCGGAAGCTTCAACCACCGGCCACGGCACCAACATCATTGCCGGCCTGGCGGTCAGCCTGCAGTCCACCGCAGCACCGGTTCTGACCATCTGCCTGGCTATCGGCATCTCCTATGGATTCGCCGGCCTATACGGCATCGCGATCGCCACCGTGGCCATGCTCTCCATGACCGGTATGGTTATCGCCATTGATGCCTATGGCCCGATCACGGATAACGCCGGCGGCATTGCCGAAATGGCCGGGCTCGATGACAGCGTGCGCGCGGTCACCGACCCCTTGGACGCGGTGGGCAACACCACCAAGGCCGTGACCAAAGGCTATGCTATCGGATCTGCCGGACTGGCGGCCCTGGTGCTGTTTGCCGCCTACACCCAGGAGTTTGTCCTGCGTGCCAAGCATGCGGCGGAAATCTCCGGTGAAGCGGTACAAAATATCGCTTTTGATTTAAGCGATGTGAACGTGATCATCGGCCTGTTCATCGGCGGTCTGCTGCCGTTCCTGTTTGCCTCCATGGCCATGCAGGCGGTGGGACGCGCCGGCAGCGCGGTGGTTGACGAAGTTCGCCGCCAGTTCCGGGAAATCCCGGGCATTATGGAAGGCACTTCCAAACCGGATTATAGCAACTGCGTGGACATTGTGACCAAGCACGCATTGAAGGAAATGATGATTCCCGCGCTGCTGCCGGTTGTGGCCCCGCTCCTGGTCGGCTTCCTGCTGGGCAAAGTGGCGCTGGGCGGTCTTCTGATCGGCTCCATCGTCACCGGGATCTTTGTGGCTATCTCCATGACTACCGGTGGTGCGGCATGGGACAATGCCAAGAAATACATCGAAGATGGCTTCTTCGGCGGCAAGGGCAGTGATGCCCATAAGGCCGCGGTCACCGGTGACACCGTCGGCGACCCGTACAAAGATACCGCCGGTCCGGCCATTAACCCGATGATCAAGATCCTGAATGTTGTGGCCCTGCTGATGGTGCCCTTCCTTCTGTAATTGATTCTTCGGGTCCCTGGACCCTGTATAAATGCTGAAAAAGGGATTGGCGAAGGTTTTTCGTCAATCCCTTTTTTTGTTGAATGCCTGCCTGAAAAATGGTATATATATTTTTTATGTTCCAGAATGATAAAATATTAAATATATATTGGTGATATTATGGCGAAAAAAGCGGAAGTACAAAAAGAAACGTTTAAATCAAAATCTTTTCAAGTGGGGGATCTGGCGGTATATCCGGCCCATGGCGTCGGCCGGATCGAATCCATCGAGAGCCGAACCATCAACGGGGCCAAACATGATTTCTACATCATGAAGATCCTGGATAATGGCATGGTGATCATGATCCCGACCATGAATGTCGATTCCGTCGGACTCCGGGAAGTCATTCCGGAAGACAAAATCCATGAAATCTATTCGATTCTGCAGCAGAAAAAGGATGACATCTTTGACAACCAGACATGGAACCGTCGCTACAAAGAGTACATGGACAAAATCAAGACCGGTTCGCTCTATGACGTGGCCGAAGTCTTCAGGGACTTGTTTTTGTTAAAATTGATCAAGGACCTCTCGTTTGGGGAGCGCAAACTGCTGGATACGGCCAAGGGCCTGCTTTTGCGGGAACTCTGCACAGCCAAAAACAGCGATGAAAATATTGTTTGGGATGAAATCGAGTCTTTGTTTAAAGCAGTGCACTAACTTTCTTTGACCCCTTTTATGGCCAAGTCATGGTCAATTGATTTTACCATCACCTTATCGGAAGTCGGCATTCGCCTGGATACGCTTATTTCCGACAGACACCCTGAACTTTCCCGAAATGCCGTCAGCCGGCTGATCCGGGAAGGCGCCATCCAGGTCAATAACCAGCCGCGCAAACCGGCTTTTAAACCGGCTTCAGGCGATCATGTGACCGGAATGATCCCGGTAGTCCCTGACCCAGCCGCCGAAATCCTGCTGCCGGAAGCCATTTCCTTAGATATTCTTTTTGAAGATGCCGCCTGCCTCGCCCTTAATAAGCCCCCGGGCGTAGTCGTCCATCCGGCTCCCGGCCATTACCGGCAGACACTTGCCAATGCGCTCATCCACTATCGGCCGGAACTTGCCGGCATCGGGGACACTCCCGGCCGGCCGGGCATTGTGCACAGGCTGGATAAAGACACCTCCGGCATCCTCATTGTCGCCAAAACAAAGAGCGCATTTCGCCACCTCGCCGCCCAGTTTAAGGCGCGCAGCATTGAAAAAAAATATCTCGGTTTGGTCTACGGGCAACCGGAAACCGAGGCCGGGCGCATTGATCTGCCCATCGGGCGGCACACAGTAAACCGGAAAAAGATGTCTGCTACCCGATACAGCCGGGCCCGATCCGCGGAAACCAGCTGGCGGGTCAAAACCCGCTTTGAACGGACAGCGCTTATGGAATACGTCATAAAGACCGGGCGAACCCATCAGATCCGGGTTCATAGCGCGGCGATCAAATGCCCGATCATCGGGGATGCGGTTTACGGAATAAAACGGCCGCATAAATTTCTGCAGGGAGATCCAATGCTAAGACAGGTAATCGCCGGGGTTCACCGCCAGATGCTCCATGCATGGCAGATGACGTTTGCGCATCCGGATACCGGCGCGCCGGTTTTTATCGAGGCGCCTCTGGCACCGGACATGGCCTGGGCGATTCGGCAGCTGCACGCTATTGCCATTTAGGTCCGGGTGACAGCCAATTCAATGATCTACCCTGATACAGAGGCGATGTCACTTACTTTAACCCTTCCGCTTGAGTTCAAGGGTACATTTCTTCTTGTTTTTATCAAAGGTCAGGACGATATCCTGGTCATCGCCCTTGCTTCGCGATAGTTCCTGGTAGCGGTTTTTAATCCGTTTTTCAAATTCCGCTTCAGACTCCTGGATGCCGGCGCCCAGTTCATTTAGCTTCTGCTGCTGAAGTTCATAGTAGGAATGCAGGGAAGATCGGGATGATTTGCCGGATTCAGCCGCATGGGCCGGCTCCCCGGGTGTGGTGCTGCCAAATGCCCGGCCCTGACGATAGGCGGCCTCCGCGTTTTCCCACAGCTGCTGCCAGGCCTTTCTATGATAAAAGACCTTCCACTGCAGATTATCCAGCAGGGTTTCCAGGTGCTTGGTTGAAATCGCCGGCGGAATCCGGTAGAGCTGAATTTTCTCGACCAAATCATGATGGCGCGGATGGGGCTTGTTCTGACGATCCGCCAGATAGGCCCGAAGTTTCGCGTCCATGGCATGCACCTCGCGGTCCAGTCGACTGAGCTCATTTTCCACTTTTTTCCGCTCTTGTTCGGTTGATTCGGCCATAGATCATACCTCTAGGCGGCCTGATGATCCGGATTATAGCAGAGACGGCAGCAGTTCAAACACCGGCCGGCTTCGGACAGCGCATTCGCCTCGCTGATGACCAGATCCACTTCTTCAAAAGTTTTAATCCGCTCAGCCACCGGCAGTTCCTGCATTTCCACCCGCTTTGACTTTTCCACCCCGGGAACCGAATCAAAAAGCGTCTCTTGGATATGCTTATTCAAAATCGCCTTAGGCTGAGGCGCCACCGGCTTGCCCCTTAGAAACAGGTCGATGGAGCGGGCGGCTTTCCGGCCGCCGCCGATGGCATCCACCACCAGCGCCGGCCCGGTGGCGGCATCGCCGGCAGCGAAAATATACGGGACATTGGTCTGATGGGTGGCCGGATCCACCTCAAAGGTATTCCACCGGGTCCAGGAAATATCATCCAGCCGGTCCCCTTTCCCCCGGAATTCGGCTGAGGGGGACTGCCCAATGGCGGTAATGATCATATCCACATCCAAAACCGTCTCTGAGCCTTCAATGGCGACCGGCCGGCGCCGGCCGCTGGCATCCGGCTCTCCCAGCTCCATTTTCAAATATTCAAGGCCGGTTACCCGTTCTTCATCATCATCACCCACCACCCGGTTGGGCGAGGCCAGAAAGACAAACTCGATCCCCTCTTCTTCCGCTGCGACAATCTCAACCTCATTGGCCGGCATTTCATTTCTTGTCCGCCGGTACACCAGGTAAACCTTTTCACATCCCGCGCGCACAAGGGTGCGCACACAATCGATGGCGGTATTGCCCCCGCCGATGACTGCGGCCCGCTTACCAATCGGAACCGGCTCATCGTTTCCGATACGGGCAAGAAAATCAATGCCGGTATAACAGCCGGCCAAATTCTCGCCGGGGATATTCAGCTGATAATCGTTCCAAGCGCCGATGCTGAAGAATACGGCGTCAAACCCGGCCGCAATCAGGGCGCCGAATTCAAAATCCCGCCCCAGGCGGACATTGGTATGGTATTCCACGCCCAGATTCAGGATGCCGTCAATCTCCCAATCAAGCACTTTTTTGGGCAGCCGGTACTCCGGGATGCCGTATCGCAGCATACCGCCCATCTTGGGCATGGCCTCAAAAATGCTGGCGTAATGGCCGGCCCTGCGCAGGAAGTAGGCGCAGCTCAACCCGGCCGGCCCGCCGCCGATAACCGCCACCCGTTTTCCGGTATCCGGGGCCTTATCAATGGGAATCCGCTTGCCGGAGTTCATTTCATAATCGGCGGCAAACCGCTTCAAATGGTTAATGGCCACCGGATTGTCTTCAATCCCGCGGCGGCACCAGGATTCACAGGGATGCGGACATACCCGGCCGCAGGCCAAAAGCAGGGGGTTTCGCTCACGGATGGTATTGACCGCCGCTTCATATTCGCCGTTTTTAATATGCTGAATGTATAGGGGAATATCGATTTCAGCAGGGCAGGTCTGGGTGCAGGGGGCAAGCGCATCATCTGCGGCATTTAAATGCAGCAGCCGCTGGCTCATGGTGCGCACTTCCAGAATCGGCTTCGGGCAGA of Desulfobacterales bacterium contains these proteins:
- a CDS encoding RluA family pseudouridine synthase, translated to MAKSWSIDFTITLSEVGIRLDTLISDRHPELSRNAVSRLIREGAIQVNNQPRKPAFKPASGDHVTGMIPVVPDPAAEILLPEAISLDILFEDAACLALNKPPGVVVHPAPGHYRQTLANALIHYRPELAGIGDTPGRPGIVHRLDKDTSGILIVAKTKSAFRHLAAQFKARSIEKKYLGLVYGQPETEAGRIDLPIGRHTVNRKKMSATRYSRARSAETSWRVKTRFERTALMEYVIKTGRTHQIRVHSAAIKCPIIGDAVYGIKRPHKFLQGDPMLRQVIAGVHRQMLHAWQMTFAHPDTGAPVFIEAPLAPDMAWAIRQLHAIAI
- a CDS encoding RnfABCDGE type electron transport complex subunit B; its protein translation is MLESVLFTLGLGLIIGLALSFASRIFYVYEDPRIAKVENLLAGANCGGCGYTGCSAAAEAIVNGEAPPTVCMLTSSENIYEIASTMGLEAGSAEPLKSFNDCDGGARATDRFYYDGLNRCRAVAAMYGGKRDCSIGCLGFGDCIRACKFDAIHMGEKNGYPVVDKEKCVGCGACERVCPKPILEVRTMSQRLLHLNAADDALAPCTQTCPAEIDIPLYIQHIKNGEYEAAVNTIRERNPLLLACGRVCPHPCESWCRRGIEDNPVAINHLKRFAADYEMNSGKRIPIDKAPDTGKRVAVIGGGPAGLSCAYFLRRAGHYASIFEAMPKMGGMLRYGIPEYRLPKKVLDWEIDGILNLGVEYHTNVRLGRDFEFGALIAAGFDAVFFSIGAWNDYQLNIPGENLAGCYTGIDFLARIGNDEPVPIGKRAAVIGGGNTAIDCVRTLVRAGCEKVYLVYRRTRNEMPANEVEIVAAEEEGIEFVFLASPNRVVGDDDEERVTGLEYLKMELGEPDASGRRRPVAIEGSETVLDVDMIITAIGQSPSAEFRGKGDRLDDISWTRWNTFEVDPATHQTNVPYIFAAGDAATGPALVVDAIGGGRKAARSIDLFLRGKPVAPQPKAILNKHIQETLFDSVPGVEKSKRVEMQELPVAERIKTFEEVDLVISEANALSEAGRCLNCCRLCYNPDHQAA